In Rhinatrema bivittatum chromosome 11, aRhiBiv1.1, whole genome shotgun sequence, a single window of DNA contains:
- the C11H1orf94 gene encoding uncharacterized protein C1orf94 homolog isoform X2, whose protein sequence is MLTKLSVLETQASPRHPPPLGPFPRYIWIHQDTPQDSLDKACYEIWKRVQDLPDGLKSKSREEALPEPPACKCPTQGDSRGDSACGSHSKEEPVQQNAEDEISRLVEAEYLSLTKENLSEAEVKILHPNDGRNTTPDVYQSPLQSGLALPSPDQLADQKMAVEKMLKSIIGCKGREEKARPDCEPQFSAKPAAPSAARPAKCSLKSMMLADGSGGTSSASNKEITYLLAHFPLKHIESSKAPDNKMVMEETKIIKDFLKNSMFSSASGKKAALPLSLLPGRAAEGQAPGHKRQLPVFAKMCLKADAEPGGGGVLSIEENQSAREANKCSDDGGCQLSQIKKDAMCDESLGNVKQTNAFVCNNIKMSTWPDKNILYQCVGAPRNADGQPAGRSKAEAEGIGMKTTSSAASDKNNVKFCGHTFPARTSATSISAALNRPFLLNFPPPGHLPNHSNFSQFQGLYQQRARLPFPQTLHPQLGCYSRQISPYSHQQVAQQLLRSPYTPLMGYIPLVQPNYSFQQWNSQKSTGNTRDPPPMAGFTANGFDRG, encoded by the exons atgCTGACCAAGCTGAGCGTGCTGGAGACTCAGGCCTCCCCCAGGCACCCACCCCCCCTAGGGCCTTTCCCCCGCTACATCTGGATACACCAGGACACGCCCCAAGACAGCTTAGACAAAGCCTGCTACGAAATCTGGAAACGGGTCCAGGACCTCCCCGATGGACTGAAAAGCAAAAGTCGAGAGGAGGCGCTCCCGGAGCCGCCGGCCTGTAAGTGCCCCACGCAAGGAGACAGCAGGGGGGACAGTGCCTGCGGCAGCCACTCCAAGGAAGA acccgTGCAGCAAAACGCCGAGGATGAAATCTCTCGCCTCGTTGAAGCAGAGTACCTGAGCCTCACAAAAGAGAACCTCAGTGAAGCGGAGGTGAAAATCTTACATCCCAATGACGGCAGAAACACAACTCCAGATGTTTACCAATCTCCCTTGCAGAGCGGCCTAGCCCTGCCTTCCCCAGACCAGCTAGCGGATCAGAAGATGGCCGTGGAGAAGATGTTGAAGTCAATAATCGGCTGCAAAGGCAGGGAAGAGAAAGCGCGGCCAGACTGCGAGCCCCAGTTCTCCGCGAAACCTGCCGCCCCCAGCGCGGCTCGCCCAGCTAAGTGCTCTCTCAAGAGCATGATGCTGGCAGACGGAAGCGGTGGCACCAGCTCAGCTTCCAACAAGGAGATCACGTACCTGCTGGCCCACTTCCCGCTCAAGCACATCGAGAGCTCCAAAGCCCCCGACAACAAGATGGTGATGGAGGAGACCAAAATCATCAAGGACTTCCTGAAAAACAGCATGTTCAGCTCGGCCAGCGGAAAGAAGGCTGCCCTGCCGCTTTCACTGCTGCCTGGCAGGGCAGCGGAAGGCCAGGCGCCTGGCCACAAGCGTCAGCTTCCCGTGTTTGCAAAGATGTGCCTGAAAGCCGACGCCGAGCCGGGCGGCGGGGGGGTTCTCAGCATAG aaGAAAACCAGAGTGCGAGGGAGGCTAATAAGTGCAGTGATGACGGTGGGTGCCAGCTGTCCCAGATTAAGAAGGATGCCATGTGTGATGAGAGCCTCGGCAATGTCAAACAGACCAACGCGTTTGTCTGTAACAATATAAAAATGTCGACGTGGCCAGACAAGAACATTCTGTATCAGTGCGTCGGTGCACCAAGAAATGCTGATGGGCAGCCAGCTGGCAGGAGTAAAGCAGAGGCTGAGGGAATCGGGATGAAAA CAACCAGCAGTGCGGCGTCAGACAAGAATAATGTAAAGTTCTGCGGACACACTTTCCCTGCTCGTACCAGTGCCACGTCCATCTCGGCAGCATTAAACCGGCCATTCCTGCTCAATTTTCCTCCACCTGGCCATCTTCCGAATCACTCAAACTTTTCACAGTTCCAG GGTTTGTACCAGCAGAGAGCGCGCCTCCCGTTTCCTCAGACCCTGCACCCCCAGTTAGGCTGCTACTCCAGACAG ATAAGTCCATACAGCCACCAGCAAGTAGCACAGCAGCTGTTAAGGTCTCCTTACACCCCTCTGATGGGTTATATTCCGCTTGTTCAGCCTAATTATTCCTTCCAGCAGTGGAATTCCCAGAAAAGCACTGGCAATACCCGGGATCCTCCTCCGATGGCAG GTTTCACAGCTAATGGATTTGACCGGGGATAA
- the C11H1orf94 gene encoding uncharacterized protein C1orf94 homolog isoform X1: MLTKLSVLETQASPRHPPPLGPFPRYIWIHQDTPQDSLDKACYEIWKRVQDLPDGLKSKSREEALPEPPACKCPTQGDSRGDSACGSHSKEEPVQQNAEDEISRLVEAEYLSLTKENLSEAEVKILHPNDGRNTTPDVYQSPLQSGLALPSPDQLADQKMAVEKMLKSIIGCKGREEKARPDCEPQFSAKPAAPSAARPAKCSLKSMMLADGSGGTSSASNKEITYLLAHFPLKHIESSKAPDNKMVMEETKIIKDFLKNSMFSSASGKKAALPLSLLPGRAAEGQAPGHKRQLPVFAKMCLKADAEPGGGGVLSIEENQSAREANKCSDDGGCQLSQIKKDAMCDESLGNVKQTNAFVCNNIKMSTWPDKNILYQCVGAPRNADGQPAGRSKAEAEGIGMKTTSSAASDKNNVKFCGHTFPARTSATSISAALNRPFLLNFPPPGHLPNHSNFSQFQGLYQQRARLPFPQTLHPQLGCYSRQISPYSHQQVAQQLLRSPYTPLMGYIPLVQPNYSFQQWNSQKSTGNTRDPPPMAGDGLQYLFPNLYGFHS; encoded by the exons atgCTGACCAAGCTGAGCGTGCTGGAGACTCAGGCCTCCCCCAGGCACCCACCCCCCCTAGGGCCTTTCCCCCGCTACATCTGGATACACCAGGACACGCCCCAAGACAGCTTAGACAAAGCCTGCTACGAAATCTGGAAACGGGTCCAGGACCTCCCCGATGGACTGAAAAGCAAAAGTCGAGAGGAGGCGCTCCCGGAGCCGCCGGCCTGTAAGTGCCCCACGCAAGGAGACAGCAGGGGGGACAGTGCCTGCGGCAGCCACTCCAAGGAAGA acccgTGCAGCAAAACGCCGAGGATGAAATCTCTCGCCTCGTTGAAGCAGAGTACCTGAGCCTCACAAAAGAGAACCTCAGTGAAGCGGAGGTGAAAATCTTACATCCCAATGACGGCAGAAACACAACTCCAGATGTTTACCAATCTCCCTTGCAGAGCGGCCTAGCCCTGCCTTCCCCAGACCAGCTAGCGGATCAGAAGATGGCCGTGGAGAAGATGTTGAAGTCAATAATCGGCTGCAAAGGCAGGGAAGAGAAAGCGCGGCCAGACTGCGAGCCCCAGTTCTCCGCGAAACCTGCCGCCCCCAGCGCGGCTCGCCCAGCTAAGTGCTCTCTCAAGAGCATGATGCTGGCAGACGGAAGCGGTGGCACCAGCTCAGCTTCCAACAAGGAGATCACGTACCTGCTGGCCCACTTCCCGCTCAAGCACATCGAGAGCTCCAAAGCCCCCGACAACAAGATGGTGATGGAGGAGACCAAAATCATCAAGGACTTCCTGAAAAACAGCATGTTCAGCTCGGCCAGCGGAAAGAAGGCTGCCCTGCCGCTTTCACTGCTGCCTGGCAGGGCAGCGGAAGGCCAGGCGCCTGGCCACAAGCGTCAGCTTCCCGTGTTTGCAAAGATGTGCCTGAAAGCCGACGCCGAGCCGGGCGGCGGGGGGGTTCTCAGCATAG aaGAAAACCAGAGTGCGAGGGAGGCTAATAAGTGCAGTGATGACGGTGGGTGCCAGCTGTCCCAGATTAAGAAGGATGCCATGTGTGATGAGAGCCTCGGCAATGTCAAACAGACCAACGCGTTTGTCTGTAACAATATAAAAATGTCGACGTGGCCAGACAAGAACATTCTGTATCAGTGCGTCGGTGCACCAAGAAATGCTGATGGGCAGCCAGCTGGCAGGAGTAAAGCAGAGGCTGAGGGAATCGGGATGAAAA CAACCAGCAGTGCGGCGTCAGACAAGAATAATGTAAAGTTCTGCGGACACACTTTCCCTGCTCGTACCAGTGCCACGTCCATCTCGGCAGCATTAAACCGGCCATTCCTGCTCAATTTTCCTCCACCTGGCCATCTTCCGAATCACTCAAACTTTTCACAGTTCCAG GGTTTGTACCAGCAGAGAGCGCGCCTCCCGTTTCCTCAGACCCTGCACCCCCAGTTAGGCTGCTACTCCAGACAG ATAAGTCCATACAGCCACCAGCAAGTAGCACAGCAGCTGTTAAGGTCTCCTTACACCCCTCTGATGGGTTATATTCCGCTTGTTCAGCCTAATTATTCCTTCCAGCAGTGGAATTCCCAGAAAAGCACTGGCAATACCCGGGATCCTCCTCCGATGGCAGGTGATGGACTGCAGTATCTGTTTCCAAATCTATATGG GTTTCACAGCTAA